In the Fibrobacter succinogenes genome, GGCTTGGGCTTGGAAACAACGGCCATTTGTGGTACGCCGTGATCCAGCTCCGTGCCGAAAACAAGCAGAAGACGTTGTTCAACATGGTCGGTTTCCAGACGCGCCTCAAGTGGGGCACGCAAAAGGAAATTTTCACCATGGTGCCCGCTCTGCGTAACGCCAAATTCGCGCGTCTCGGCTGCATGCACCGCAACACGTTCATCGAATCGCCAAAGTTTCTCGATAAAACGCTTCGCCTGCGCCCGGAACTCGATTGCGCGAAGGGCATTCCGCCGACATGGTTCGCAGGCCAAATTACAGGTTCCGAAGGCTACACCGAAGCGGTAGCTACAGGCTGGTATGCCGCCTGGAACATGGCGCAAACAATTTTGCACGGACACTCCGACCCGCTCCCGGAAGAGAGCTGCATTGGCGCACTTATGAACCGCCTTGTCGAAGAAAACGAGGACTTCCAGCCGATGAACTTCAACTTCGGCCTCCTCCCCCACCAAGACGGCCTCAAGAAAAAGAACAAAAAAGAAATCCTCGCGGCAAACGCAGAACGCGCTGTCCGCGAATGGATTGCCGCCCGTAACATGGCATAAAATATGCGTAACGAGATCAAACAAGCGATTTTGCAGCAAGAGCTGAAAGATGGAGAAATGCTCCCATCCGTACGCAAGCTGATGAAAACGTTTGGCGTCTCGTCGGGAACCATTCAGGGCGTGCTCAAGCAACTCTCTGAAGAAAGTCTCATTTACAGCATCCGAGGCAAGGGATTTTTCTGGGGCAAGGCCCCTGACGCCAACGACCTTGCGCAAAAACTTTCGAAAACGGTCCATCACGAAACAGTCATCGAGCGACTCGAAAGAGAATTTTCTACGGACTGGGAAAAGGGATTTCTCGATCCGAACAAGAATTTGCCTTTGGCCAAGGAACTTTCCGATCGCTACAACGTTTCTCAAACGATTCTCCGCAAGTTCTTGATTCATAAGGTCAATCAGGGAATTCTCGTCCGCAGAGGGCGTTTGTACGCATTCGCCTCCCCGCACAAAACGAAAACGGTCAAGAACTTTAGCGAGATTTTGTTTGTCACTCGATGCAATTCGTGGGGCGGCTTTACCGCCGAAAGCGAACGCGAGCTCGACTTTTTACGTTTAGTTTATCAGACCGCCGGCGAGCAGCATTTCAAACTCATTTTGCTCGGCATCAACGAAGAGAGCGGAAAACTCATCGACCGCAGCGGAAAAGTCTGCCGCCTGACGGATTATCCGAATGCCATCGGAGCTGTGCTCTCGACATTGCTTGTGCAAAATCCGCATGCGCTTTTGCAACTTTTTTACGGTGTGAAGTATCCCGTCTCTGTGTGGTGGGAACACCCGCTGCCAAACATCCCGCCACGCTT is a window encoding:
- a CDS encoding GntR family transcriptional regulator, which translates into the protein MRNEIKQAILQQELKDGEMLPSVRKLMKTFGVSSGTIQGVLKQLSEESLIYSIRGKGFFWGKAPDANDLAQKLSKTVHHETVIERLEREFSTDWEKGFLDPNKNLPLAKELSDRYNVSQTILRKFLIHKVNQGILVRRGRLYAFASPHKTKTVKNFSEILFVTRCNSWGGFTAESERELDFLRLVYQTAGEQHFKLILLGINEESGKLIDRSGKVCRLTDYPNAIGAVLSTLLVQNPHALLQLFYGVKYPVSVWWEHPLPNIPPRFLSKNNWAFFNSTFGEIPGQQMGKYLLQKGFKKVCYFSPYHNSSWSKDRLTGLKNSGLEVLEFTDDEYASPWDYKEIARAKVSRLSVEIYARNLVKKKLLQFVQNVPPDCNCWVCVNDEVAGLFSEISDEGNCILPGEKTDPNVLGFDNSAESYLLRIASYDFNTSALIKQIFYYIENPDGFGNKKRLHQILGQVVEK